One part of the Polyangiaceae bacterium genome encodes these proteins:
- a CDS encoding collagen-like protein has product MFGCSGADGSRGDEGVSGEQGATGEQGATGEQGATGEQGASGQSCWDLNENGAKDLEAEDTNQDGVVNVLDCVVGASTPTSAPREHFGSYAVGSPQYLEVYSYATGTIDPLQDGCDLWAWRLESNGDYSLVAKNAYVIGTQKFPKIFTDTQNTTIYGFDLCTAACSANAECVGTYYSYVNDAQGQSTAITCEYLGYFPAEAEASFQYAPVRVKAGARDSQMEAFLGGRLDQGFASVCP; this is encoded by the coding sequence TTGTTTGGATGCTCCGGAGCGGACGGCTCCCGCGGTGACGAAGGCGTTTCAGGCGAACAGGGCGCGACGGGTGAACAGGGCGCGACGGGTGAACAGGGCGCGACAGGCGAACAGGGCGCGAGCGGGCAGAGCTGCTGGGACCTCAACGAGAACGGCGCCAAAGACCTGGAGGCGGAAGACACCAATCAAGACGGCGTGGTCAACGTGCTCGATTGCGTGGTCGGTGCTTCCACGCCCACTAGCGCCCCACGAGAGCACTTTGGCTCGTACGCCGTCGGGTCGCCGCAGTACCTGGAAGTCTATAGCTACGCGACCGGCACCATCGACCCGCTACAAGATGGTTGTGATCTGTGGGCGTGGCGCCTCGAGAGCAACGGCGACTACTCGCTCGTCGCGAAAAACGCCTACGTGATCGGCACGCAGAAGTTCCCGAAGATTTTCACCGACACGCAGAACACCACGATCTACGGGTTCGACCTGTGCACCGCTGCGTGCAGCGCCAACGCCGAGTGCGTGGGAACGTACTACAGCTACGTGAACGACGCCCAGGGGCAGTCGACTGCCATCACGTGCGAGTACCTTGGTTATTTCCCGGCGGAGGCAGAAGCTTCGTTCCAATACGCGCCTGTGCGGGTGAAGGCGGGCGCCCGTGACTCCCAGATGGAAGCTTTCTTGGGTGGTCGCCTGGATCAAGGCTTTGCTAGCGTGTGCCCTTGA
- a CDS encoding DUF433 domain-containing protein, which yields MAQDALTANEVAAVFGIPEFRVRKELERGVLPKRKLPRFTRTDVVYLRVEQELGLDIGVADRKRLYKLVAKAVAQPVEPEQVELGKRLVLKLGDQIREVAKRFDFAEWRSRLTIDPNILGGEPAFPGTRLAVRNVGGQLNRGVSRADLLEDYPYLTETDLDYALVYTQAHPRRGRPRARQATPR from the coding sequence ATGGCTCAGGATGCTCTTACCGCGAATGAGGTTGCTGCCGTCTTCGGGATCCCCGAGTTCCGGGTACGCAAGGAGCTCGAACGGGGTGTCCTCCCCAAACGCAAGCTGCCTCGCTTTACGCGCACAGACGTCGTGTACCTACGCGTGGAACAAGAGCTTGGCCTCGACATTGGGGTGGCGGACCGCAAGCGTCTCTACAAGCTGGTCGCCAAGGCCGTCGCACAGCCGGTCGAGCCTGAGCAAGTAGAGCTCGGGAAGCGCCTGGTCCTCAAGCTCGGAGATCAGATCCGCGAGGTCGCGAAGCGCTTCGACTTTGCTGAATGGCGCTCGCGACTAACGATCGACCCCAATATTTTGGGCGGAGAACCGGCATTTCCGGGCACGCGCCTTGCCGTGAGGAACGTCGGCGGCCAACTGAATCGAGGTGTGTCACGAGCTGACCTACTCGAAGACTATCCTTACCTCACGGAGACAGACTTGGACTACGCTCTCGTCTACACGCAGGCTCACCCGCGGCGTGGACGGCCCCGTGCACGTCAAGCTACTCCTCGATGA
- a CDS encoding DUF5615 family PIN-like protein, translating to MTLALQADGVDACSVRDRGMNGATDPEVLDLAFREDRTS from the coding sequence GTGACGTTGGCCTTACAAGCTGACGGGGTCGACGCGTGCAGCGTTCGCGATCGAGGAATGAACGGCGCGACGGACCCCGAGGTTCTCGACCTTGCGTTCCGCGAGGATCGCACCTCGTGA